In one Pseudomonas hydrolytica genomic region, the following are encoded:
- the lpxB gene encoding lipid-A-disaccharide synthase gives MSRPIRVALVAGEASGDILGSGLMQAIKARHPDAEFIGVGGARMEAEGLKSYFPMERLAVMGLVEVLGRLFELLGRRRQLARDLIAAKPDVFIGIDAPDFNLGLELKLRRAGIKTVHYVSPSVWAWRQKRVLKIREACDLMLTLFPFEAQFYDAHQVPVRFVGHPLADAIPQQADRAAAREALDLPQDGPVVALMPGSRGGEVARLGDLFLDAAIRLRALRPGVRFLLPCATPERRAQLEQMLASRDLPLTLLDGRSHEALAACDAVLIASGTATLEALLYKRPMVVAYRVAPLTYRILKRLVKSPYISLPNLLAERLLVPELIQEAATAEALAQAVAPLIDGGQVQTEGFDVIHRALRRDASVSAADAVLKLAGRD, from the coding sequence ATGAGTAGACCTATTCGCGTCGCACTGGTCGCCGGTGAGGCGTCCGGTGACATTCTCGGTTCCGGCCTGATGCAGGCCATCAAGGCGCGCCATCCGGATGCCGAATTCATCGGCGTCGGCGGTGCGCGCATGGAAGCCGAAGGCCTGAAATCCTACTTCCCCATGGAACGCCTGGCGGTCATGGGCCTGGTCGAGGTGCTCGGCCGTCTGTTCGAACTGCTCGGCCGCCGCCGCCAGCTGGCCCGCGATCTGATCGCCGCAAAGCCGGACGTGTTCATCGGTATCGATGCCCCCGACTTCAATCTGGGCCTGGAGCTTAAGCTGCGCCGAGCCGGGATCAAGACGGTGCATTACGTCAGCCCGTCGGTCTGGGCCTGGCGGCAGAAGCGCGTGCTGAAGATTCGCGAAGCCTGTGACCTGATGCTGACCCTGTTCCCCTTCGAAGCGCAGTTCTACGACGCCCATCAGGTGCCGGTGCGTTTCGTCGGTCATCCCTTGGCCGATGCCATTCCCCAGCAGGCCGACCGCGCCGCCGCCCGCGAAGCGCTGGACCTGCCGCAGGACGGGCCGGTCGTTGCCCTGATGCCGGGCAGCCGAGGCGGGGAGGTGGCGCGTCTGGGCGATCTGTTCCTCGATGCGGCCATTCGCCTGCGCGCCTTGCGTCCAGGCGTTCGCTTCCTGCTGCCCTGCGCCACGCCCGAGCGGCGCGCGCAACTGGAGCAGATGCTGGCCAGCCGCGATCTGCCGCTGACCCTGCTCGACGGCCGCTCTCACGAGGCTTTGGCCGCCTGCGATGCGGTGCTGATCGCTTCGGGTACCGCCACGCTGGAGGCACTGCTGTACAAGCGGCCGATGGTGGTGGCCTATCGCGTGGCACCGCTGACCTATCGGATTCTCAAGCGCCTGGTCAAAAGTCCCTACATCTCGCTGCCCAATCTGCTGGCCGAGCGTCTGCTGGTGCCCGAACTGATCCAGGAGGCGGCGACCGCCGAGGCCCTGGCCCAGGCCGTGGCGCCGCTGATTGATGGCGGTCAGGTACAGACCGAAGGATTCGACGTGATTCACCGTGCGCTGCGTCGCGACGCCTCGGTGTCGGCGGCGGACGCCGTGCTCAAGCTGGCGGGGCGCGACTGA
- the rnhB gene encoding ribonuclease HII → MQLGLDFTLVEELVAGVDEVGRGPLCGAVVTAAVILDPLRPIIGLNDSKKLTEARREVLFDEIREKALAWCIARAEVEEIDRLNILHATMLAMQRAVEGLSVTPKLALIDGNRCPRLALPSAPVVKGDSRVPAIAAASILAKVSRDREMLEMDRRYPGYGIAGHKGYPTPVHLEALQRLGPTPIHRRSFAPVRALLEPVAVDCIAATV, encoded by the coding sequence ATGCAGCTGGGCCTCGACTTCACCCTGGTCGAAGAGCTGGTCGCCGGCGTCGACGAAGTCGGCCGTGGCCCGCTCTGCGGCGCGGTGGTCACGGCGGCGGTGATTCTCGATCCCCTGCGGCCGATCATCGGTCTGAACGATTCGAAGAAGCTCACCGAGGCGCGTCGCGAAGTGCTGTTCGACGAAATTCGCGAGAAGGCCCTGGCCTGGTGCATCGCCCGCGCCGAGGTGGAGGAGATCGACCGCCTGAACATCCTGCATGCCACCATGCTGGCCATGCAGCGCGCTGTCGAAGGCCTGAGCGTGACGCCGAAACTGGCGCTGATCGATGGCAACCGCTGCCCCAGGCTGGCGCTACCCAGTGCACCGGTGGTCAAGGGTGACAGTCGAGTACCGGCGATCGCCGCGGCTTCGATTCTGGCCAAGGTCAGCCGCGACCGCGAGATGCTCGAGATGGATCGCCGCTATCCCGGCTACGGCATCGCCGGTCACAAGGGTTATCCGACGCCCGTTCATCTCGAGGCGCTGCAGCGCCTGGGGCCGACCCCCATCCATCGGCGCTCCTTCGCCCCGGTGCGGGCGCTGCTCGAGCCGGTAGCCGTCGATTGCATCGCCGCCACGGTCTGA
- the dnaE gene encoding DNA polymerase III subunit alpha produces MTQAFVHLRLHTEYSLVDGLVRVKPLIKAVAGAGMPAVAVTDMSNMCSLVKFYKTAMGAGVKPICGADIWMASAEEDGPLTRLTLLAMNPKGYRNLTELISRGWAEGQSNDLVIIQREWVKDAAEGLIALSGAREGEVGLALLAGDEALAETRLREWMAVFPDRFYLEVQRTSRVGDEEYLHAAVALADRVEAPLVATNDVRFIKQDDFEAHETRVCIGEGRTLDDPRRPRHYSDQQYLKTPAEMWELFSDLPEALENTVEIAKRCNIDVQLGKYFLPDFPTPNGMGIDDYLRHASFEGLEERLQVLLPKDTPDYEAKKQVYVDRLNFELDIIIQMGFPGYFLIVMDFIQWAKNNGVPVGPGRGSGAGSLVAYVLKITDLDPLAYDLLFERFLNPERISMPDFDVDFCMDGRDRVIDYVAEKYGRNAVSQIITFGSMAAKAVVRDVARAQGKSYGLADRLSKMIPFEVGMTLEKAYEMEEPLREFLKNDEEAQEIWDMSLKLEGIVRGTGKHAGGVVIAPTKLTDFSPIACDEEGGGLVTQFDKDDVEQAGLVKFDFLGLRTLTIIKWAMETIHRIQKRDGAADEELVNIDFIPLDDKKTYDMLQKAETTAVFQLESRGMKELIKKLKPDCLEDMIALVALFRPGPLQSGMVDDFINRKHGRAELSYPHPDYQYAGLEPVLKPTYGVILYQEQVMQIAQVMAGYTLGGADMLRRAMGKKKPEEMAKQRGGFIEGCANNGIDADLAGNIFDLVEKFAGYGFNKSHSAAYGLVSYQTAWLKAHYPAPFMAAVLSADMHNTDKVVILVEECRNMKLRIDPPDVNVSEFKFTVNDDGRIVYGLGAVKGVGEGPVEAIVECRAEGGPFKDLFDFCNRVDLKRINKRTLEALIRSGALDRLGPYYQDELKAYQASVDKNRAVLLASMEEAVQSAEQTARSAESGHMDLFGGLFAEPEADVYANHRKARELPIKERLKGEKDTLGIYLSGHPIDEYEGEIRRFARQRIVELKPARDTQTIAGMIVNLRVMKNKKGDKMGFITLDDRSGRIEASLFADAFASNQALLQNDALVVVEGEVSNDDFSGGLRLRAKRVMSLEEARTGLADSLRVRVASEALKGDRLRWLAELCSKHRGACPVTVDYSGDEARALLQFGDAWRIDPADTLIQALRDQFGRDNVFLHYR; encoded by the coding sequence ATGACCCAAGCTTTCGTCCACCTGCGTCTGCACACCGAATACTCCCTGGTCGATGGCCTGGTGCGGGTCAAACCGCTGATCAAGGCCGTGGCCGGGGCCGGCATGCCGGCGGTTGCTGTCACCGACATGAGCAACATGTGCTCGCTGGTGAAGTTCTACAAGACGGCCATGGGCGCCGGGGTCAAGCCGATCTGCGGCGCCGATATCTGGATGGCCAGCGCCGAGGAAGACGGCCCGCTGACGCGCCTGACCCTGCTGGCGATGAACCCCAAGGGCTATCGCAACCTCACCGAGCTGATTTCCCGCGGCTGGGCCGAGGGGCAGAGCAACGACCTGGTGATCATCCAGCGTGAGTGGGTCAAGGACGCGGCCGAAGGCCTGATCGCGCTGTCCGGCGCGCGCGAAGGCGAAGTCGGCCTGGCGTTGCTGGCCGGTGACGAAGCCCTGGCGGAAACGCGCCTGCGCGAGTGGATGGCGGTGTTCCCGGACCGCTTCTATCTGGAAGTGCAGCGCACCAGCCGTGTCGGCGACGAGGAATACCTGCACGCCGCGGTGGCCCTGGCCGATCGCGTCGAGGCGCCGCTGGTGGCGACCAACGACGTGCGCTTCATCAAGCAGGACGACTTCGAGGCGCACGAAACCCGCGTCTGCATCGGCGAGGGCCGTACCCTGGATGACCCGCGCCGGCCGCGGCATTACTCCGACCAGCAGTACCTCAAGACTCCGGCGGAAATGTGGGAGCTGTTCTCCGATCTGCCGGAAGCCCTGGAAAACACCGTCGAGATCGCCAAGCGCTGCAATATCGATGTGCAGCTGGGCAAGTACTTCCTGCCGGACTTCCCCACGCCCAACGGCATGGGCATCGACGACTACCTGCGTCATGCCTCCTTCGAGGGCCTGGAGGAGCGTCTACAGGTCCTGCTGCCCAAGGACACGCCGGATTACGAGGCGAAGAAGCAGGTCTACGTCGACCGCCTCAACTTCGAGCTGGACATCATCATCCAGATGGGTTTCCCCGGTTACTTCCTGATCGTGATGGACTTCATCCAGTGGGCCAAGAACAACGGCGTGCCGGTCGGCCCAGGCCGTGGTTCGGGTGCCGGCTCGCTGGTGGCCTATGTGCTGAAGATCACCGACCTGGATCCCCTGGCCTACGACCTGCTGTTCGAACGCTTCCTCAACCCCGAGCGGATTTCCATGCCCGACTTCGACGTCGACTTCTGCATGGACGGCCGCGACCGGGTGATCGACTACGTGGCCGAGAAATACGGGCGTAACGCGGTCAGCCAGATCATCACCTTCGGCTCGATGGCGGCCAAGGCGGTAGTGCGCGACGTGGCGCGGGCGCAGGGCAAGTCCTACGGCCTGGCCGATCGCCTGTCGAAGATGATCCCCTTCGAAGTGGGCATGACCCTGGAGAAGGCCTACGAGATGGAGGAGCCGCTGCGCGAGTTCCTCAAGAACGACGAGGAAGCCCAGGAAATCTGGGACATGTCGCTCAAGCTCGAAGGCATCGTGCGCGGCACCGGCAAGCACGCCGGCGGCGTGGTGATCGCACCGACCAAGCTCACCGACTTCTCGCCGATCGCCTGTGACGAGGAGGGCGGCGGCCTGGTGACCCAGTTCGACAAGGACGACGTCGAGCAGGCCGGCCTGGTCAAGTTCGACTTCCTCGGTCTGCGCACCCTGACCATCATCAAGTGGGCGATGGAAACCATCCACCGCATCCAGAAGCGTGACGGCGCCGCGGACGAGGAACTGGTCAACATCGACTTCATCCCGCTGGATGACAAGAAGACCTACGACATGCTGCAGAAGGCGGAGACCACCGCGGTCTTCCAGCTCGAATCGCGCGGCATGAAGGAGCTGATCAAGAAGCTCAAGCCCGACTGCCTGGAAGACATGATCGCACTGGTGGCGCTGTTCCGTCCCGGCCCGCTGCAGTCCGGCATGGTGGATGACTTCATCAACCGTAAGCACGGCCGCGCCGAGCTGTCCTATCCGCACCCGGATTACCAGTACGCAGGCCTGGAGCCGGTGCTCAAGCCCACCTACGGCGTCATCCTGTACCAGGAACAGGTGATGCAGATCGCTCAGGTAATGGCTGGCTACACCCTCGGCGGCGCCGACATGCTGCGTCGCGCCATGGGCAAGAAGAAGCCCGAGGAGATGGCCAAGCAGCGCGGCGGCTTCATCGAGGGCTGTGCCAACAACGGCATCGATGCCGACCTGGCCGGCAACATCTTCGACCTGGTGGAAAAGTTCGCCGGTTACGGCTTCAACAAGTCGCACTCCGCTGCTTATGGCCTGGTGTCGTATCAGACTGCCTGGCTCAAGGCGCATTACCCGGCGCCCTTCATGGCCGCGGTGCTGTCGGCGGATATGCACAACACCGACAAGGTGGTGATCCTGGTGGAGGAGTGCCGCAACATGAAGTTGCGCATCGATCCGCCGGACGTGAACGTCTCCGAATTCAAGTTCACCGTCAACGACGACGGCCGCATCGTCTACGGCCTCGGTGCGGTCAAGGGCGTGGGCGAGGGGCCGGTGGAGGCCATCGTCGAATGCCGCGCCGAGGGCGGGCCGTTCAAGGACCTGTTCGACTTCTGCAACCGCGTCGACCTCAAGCGCATCAACAAGCGCACCCTCGAAGCGCTGATCCGCAGCGGCGCGCTGGATCGCCTCGGCCCCTACTACCAAGACGAGCTCAAGGCCTACCAGGCCAGCGTGGACAAGAACCGCGCCGTGCTGCTGGCATCCATGGAAGAGGCCGTGCAGTCCGCCGAGCAGACCGCGCGCAGCGCCGAGAGCGGCCATATGGACCTGTTCGGCGGCCTGTTCGCCGAGCCCGAGGCGGATGTCTATGCCAACCACCGCAAGGCCCGCGAACTGCCGATCAAGGAACGCCTGAAAGGCGAGAAGGACACCCTGGGCATCTACCTGTCCGGCCACCCCATCGACGAATACGAAGGCGAGATTCGCCGCTTCGCCCGCCAGCGCATCGTCGAGCTCAAGCCCGCGCGCGACACCCAGACCATCGCTGGGATGATCGTCAACCTGCGGGTGATGAAGAACAAGAAGGGCGACAAGATGGGCTTTATCACCCTGGACGACCGCTCCGGGCGCATCGAGGCCTCGCTGTTCGCCGATGCCTTCGCCAGTAACCAGGCGCTGCTGCAGAACGATGCGCTGGTGGTGGTTGAAGGCGAAGTCAGCAATGACGACTTCTCCGGTGGCCTGCGTCTGCGCGCCAAGCGCGTGATGAGCCTGGAAGAGGCGCGGACCGGTCTGGCCGACAGCCTGCGCGTGAGGGTCGCCAGCGAAGCGCTCAAGGGCGATCGCCTGCGCTGGCTGGCCGAATTGTGCAGCAAGCACAGGGGCGCCTGCCCGGTGACCGTCGACTACAGTGGCGATGAGGCACGCGCCTTGCTTCAATTCGGCGATGCCTGGCGAATCGACCCGGCCGACACTTTGATTCAGGCATTGCGTGACCAGTTCGGGCGCGACAACGTCTTTTTGCACTACCGCTGA
- a CDS encoding acetyl-CoA carboxylase carboxyltransferase subunit alpha: MNPNFLDFEQPIADLQAKIEELRLVGNDNALNIGDEIARLQDKSSALTESIFGNLTSWQIAQLARHPRRPYTLDYIQHIFTEFDELHGDRHFSDDAAIVGGVARLGEQPVMVIGHQKGREVREKVRRNFGMPRPEGYRKACRLMEMAERFKMPILTFIDTPGAYPGIDAEERGQSEAIAWNLRVMARLKTPIIATVIGEGGSGGALAIGVCDQLNMLQYSTYSVISPEGCASILWRTAEKAPDAAEAMGITAERLKDLGIVDQVIAEPLGGAHRDPAAASESIRQELTKQLASLQKHDTKALLERRYQRLMSYGIA, from the coding sequence ATGAACCCGAATTTCCTCGATTTCGAACAGCCGATCGCCGACCTGCAAGCCAAGATCGAAGAGCTACGCCTGGTTGGCAATGACAACGCGCTGAACATCGGCGACGAGATCGCCCGCCTGCAGGACAAGAGCAGTGCGCTGACCGAAAGCATCTTCGGCAACCTCACCAGCTGGCAGATCGCCCAGTTGGCACGCCATCCGCGCCGCCCCTACACCCTGGATTACATCCAGCACATCTTCACCGAGTTCGACGAACTGCATGGCGACCGTCACTTCTCCGATGACGCCGCCATCGTCGGTGGTGTCGCCCGTCTCGGCGAGCAGCCGGTGATGGTCATCGGTCACCAGAAGGGCCGCGAAGTGCGCGAGAAGGTGCGCCGCAACTTCGGCATGCCGCGTCCCGAGGGCTACCGCAAGGCCTGCCGCCTGATGGAGATGGCCGAGCGCTTCAAGATGCCGATCCTCACCTTTATCGACACCCCCGGCGCCTACCCGGGCATCGATGCCGAGGAGCGCGGCCAGAGTGAGGCCATCGCCTGGAACCTGCGCGTCATGGCGCGTCTGAAGACCCCGATCATCGCCACCGTGATCGGTGAAGGCGGCTCCGGCGGCGCGCTGGCCATCGGCGTCTGCGATCAGCTGAACATGCTGCAGTACTCCACCTACTCGGTGATCTCGCCGGAAGGTTGCGCCTCGATCCTCTGGCGTACCGCCGAGAAGGCCCCGGATGCCGCCGAAGCCATGGGCATCACCGCCGAGCGTCTGAAGGACCTGGGTATCGTCGACCAGGTGATCGCCGAGCCGCTGGGCGGCGCACACCGCGATCCGGCTGCGGCATCCGAGTCGATCCGTCAGGAGCTAACCAAGCAACTGGCCAGCCTGCAGAAGCACGACACCAAGGCGCTGCTGGAGCGTCGTTACCAGCGCCTGATGAGCTACGGCATCGCCTGA
- the tilS gene encoding tRNA lysidine(34) synthetase TilS, with protein sequence MTNLTIRLRQAMQPWRTAPAWRIAFSGGLDSSVLLHLLADWAEHEELPPLSAIHVHHGLQPAADAWPEHCAQVCARLDIPLDIVRAQVAPGASLEQAARRARYAAFAERLGPGEILLGAQHRDDQAETLLFRLLRGAGVRGLAAMPGSRSLGCGTLLRPLLGCSRAELHAYAQNRGLAWVEDPSNADERFSRNFLRRQVMPLLAERWPQLAASLSRSAGHLGEAQQLLEELAEMDLLAARGVCALPWLPLPSLDVSAVAALSDARQRNLLRHWLALLSRMPDSDHWAGWYDLRDAAADATPIWKLADGELRRAEGRLWWLSGEWLRPPQPLDLPCGALGEPVELPGNGCVHLAGELPRARWHLRYRRGGESLLLPGRGHRDLKRLLNEWRVPAFVRPRLPLLFDGGELVAVANLTQAPGMAASGVRLHWSPPIGDRGLSW encoded by the coding sequence ATGACCAATCTCACCATTCGCCTGCGTCAGGCCATGCAGCCGTGGCGCACGGCTCCTGCCTGGCGTATCGCCTTCTCCGGTGGCCTGGACTCCAGCGTGCTGCTGCATCTGCTCGCCGACTGGGCCGAGCACGAGGAGTTGCCGCCGCTCTCCGCCATTCATGTCCATCATGGCCTGCAGCCGGCTGCCGATGCCTGGCCTGAGCATTGCGCGCAGGTCTGCGCGCGGCTGGATATTCCCCTGGACATCGTCAGGGCGCAGGTGGCGCCGGGGGCCAGTCTGGAGCAGGCCGCGCGGCGGGCGCGCTATGCGGCGTTCGCTGAGCGGCTGGGCCCTGGCGAGATTTTGCTCGGTGCCCAGCATCGCGACGACCAGGCCGAAACCCTGCTGTTTCGTCTCCTGCGTGGGGCTGGCGTGCGCGGCCTGGCGGCCATGCCGGGCAGCCGCTCACTGGGTTGCGGCACTCTGCTTCGGCCCTTGCTCGGCTGCTCGCGGGCCGAATTGCATGCCTATGCGCAGAACCGTGGGCTTGCCTGGGTCGAGGATCCGAGCAATGCCGACGAGCGTTTCAGTCGCAATTTCCTGCGCAGGCAGGTGATGCCGCTGCTGGCCGAGCGCTGGCCGCAGCTAGCTGCAAGCCTTTCACGCAGCGCCGGCCATCTGGGCGAGGCCCAGCAGCTGTTGGAAGAGCTGGCCGAGATGGATCTGCTGGCTGCTCGTGGCGTTTGCGCTTTGCCCTGGTTGCCGTTGCCTTCCCTGGATGTGTCGGCCGTGGCCGCGCTGAGCGATGCGCGTCAGCGCAATCTGCTGCGGCATTGGTTGGCGCTCCTGAGCCGAATGCCCGACAGCGACCATTGGGCCGGTTGGTATGACCTGCGTGATGCGGCTGCGGATGCGACGCCGATCTGGAAACTGGCCGATGGCGAGCTGCGCAGGGCGGAGGGGCGGCTCTGGTGGCTCAGCGGGGAGTGGTTGAGGCCGCCGCAGCCGCTTGATCTACCCTGCGGTGCGCTTGGCGAACCTGTCGAGTTGCCTGGCAATGGCTGTGTGCATCTGGCTGGCGAGCTGCCGCGGGCTCGCTGGCATCTGCGTTACCGCCGGGGTGGCGAGTCGCTGCTGCTGCCGGGGCGTGGTCATCGTGACCTCAAGCGCCTCTTGAACGAATGGCGTGTGCCGGCCTTCGTGCGGCCGCGTCTGCCCTTGCTGTTCGATGGGGGCGAGCTGGTGGCGGTGGCGAACCTGACGCAAGCGCCAGGAATGGCGGCGAGCGGGGTGCGTCTGCACTGGTCGCCGCCTATCGGTGATCGAGGTTTGAGCTGGTAA